A stretch of the Bremerella alba genome encodes the following:
- a CDS encoding site-2 protease family protein, translating to MFLTQPNQTPYDLHFSLLNVPVRVHPLFWLVALLMGFNGGDPKTVLLWIVAVFVSILVHEMGHALVIRWYGWSPSVVLYSFGGLAIYTPHLQSNYGPGRSKRNKWTQIIISLAGPGAGFLLAGILIAVCWGTGLASIQVLRFGETMIPSGYMMIRGPNLTNEYILLLISQLLYINIFWGLVNLLPIWPLDGGKISRELFQMADGGMAIRNSLILSIICAIGIAILGFQNERQFIAIFFAFMAIQNYQELSGPNRTGGNPW from the coding sequence ATGTTCCTGACCCAGCCGAATCAAACGCCGTACGACCTTCACTTCTCGCTATTGAATGTCCCGGTCCGCGTCCATCCGTTGTTTTGGTTGGTCGCACTGTTGATGGGATTCAACGGAGGCGATCCCAAAACGGTCCTGCTGTGGATTGTGGCCGTGTTTGTGTCGATCTTGGTTCACGAGATGGGACACGCGCTGGTCATTCGATGGTACGGCTGGTCCCCCAGTGTCGTGCTTTATTCGTTTGGCGGCCTGGCGATCTATACCCCGCATCTGCAATCGAATTACGGCCCTGGCCGCAGCAAACGCAATAAGTGGACACAAATCATTATCAGCCTGGCCGGTCCCGGGGCTGGCTTTCTTCTGGCCGGCATCCTCATCGCCGTCTGTTGGGGCACGGGACTTGCATCCATTCAAGTCCTGAGATTCGGCGAAACCATGATTCCTAGTGGATACATGATGATTCGTGGTCCTAACTTGACCAACGAGTACATCCTCCTGCTGATTAGCCAACTGCTGTACATCAACATCTTCTGGGGACTGGTCAATTTGCTGCCAATTTGGCCGCTCGATGGAGGCAAGATTTCACGCGAACTGTTTCAAATGGCTGACGGCGGAATGGCCATTCGTAATTCGTTAATCCTTTCCATCATTTGCGCGATCGGGATCGCCATCTTGGGCTTTCAGAACGAGCGACAATTCATCGCAATCTTTTTCGCCTTCATGGCGATTCAAAACTATCAGGAATTGAGCGGACCTAATCGAACCGGAGGCAACCCTTGGTAA
- a CDS encoding protoglobin family protein, producing MKHIDEARLESDLAYRFSYLLEFVGFGGDDIEAVHGAAGALAPLVPSLVDAVYDKLHAYDATWRHFVPRQHGYAGEVPTSVEELSIDHEQITFRKQHLARYLETLVTKPYDEKMLMYLDMVGKMHTPAAGSKDLDVPLVQMNALMGFVADALIATITGLGLDRETEVKTLRAFNKLLWLQNDLISKHYVPAREAVT from the coding sequence ATGAAACACATCGACGAAGCTCGCTTGGAATCCGATTTAGCCTATCGTTTCAGCTATTTGCTCGAATTCGTGGGCTTTGGCGGAGACGATATTGAAGCCGTCCATGGGGCCGCAGGTGCACTTGCCCCTCTGGTTCCGTCGTTGGTCGACGCCGTCTACGACAAACTTCATGCCTACGATGCAACCTGGCGACACTTTGTTCCTCGCCAGCATGGCTACGCAGGCGAAGTCCCCACTTCAGTTGAAGAGCTTTCCATCGATCACGAACAGATCACGTTTCGCAAACAACACCTGGCCCGCTACTTGGAAACCTTGGTCACTAAGCCGTACGACGAAAAGATGCTGATGTATCTCGACATGGTCGGCAAAATGCACACTCCAGCCGCCGGCAGCAAAGACCTGGACGTGCCGCTGGTTCAGATGAATGCCCTGATGGGGTTTGTTGCCGACGCTTTAATCGCCACGATCACCGGCCTGGGGTTAGACCGGGAAACGGAAGTCAAGACGCTGCGTGCTTTCAATAAACTGCTCTGGCTGCAGAACGACCTGATCAGCAAACATTACGTGCCAGCTCGCGAAGCCGTGACCTAG
- a CDS encoding RrF2 family transcriptional regulator, whose amino-acid sequence MFSQTVEYALRAVCHLAYTAPGSSTTEQIANSTKVPMAYLSKVLQGLVREGVVKSQRGVGGGISLVKSPEELTILEVVNAVDPIVRIASCPLGLKAHGKNLCPLHRRLDNAMAGVEEAFRDTTLAEVIAEPTTSIPLCEFPGARPTSKQ is encoded by the coding sequence ATGTTTTCACAAACCGTTGAATACGCGCTGCGAGCTGTTTGTCATCTTGCCTACACGGCTCCGGGAAGTTCCACGACCGAACAGATTGCTAATAGCACCAAGGTCCCCATGGCCTATCTATCGAAAGTGCTGCAGGGGCTCGTGCGTGAAGGGGTTGTTAAGTCGCAACGGGGGGTTGGCGGAGGGATCTCGCTGGTCAAGTCGCCGGAAGAGTTGACGATTCTGGAAGTGGTTAACGCGGTCGACCCGATCGTACGGATCGCGTCGTGTCCGTTGGGCTTGAAGGCGCACGGTAAGAACCTGTGCCCACTGCATCGCCGTCTAGATAATGCGATGGCAGGGGTGGAAGAGGCGTTTCGTGACACGACCTTGGCCGAGGTGATTGCCGAACCAACAACCAGCATACCTCTGTGCGAGTTTCCCGGGGCGCGGCCGACCAGTAAGCAATGA
- the nhaA gene encoding Na+/H+ antiporter NhaA: MDDNPQDQDYYLMWKTSRPIRRLIYPLEGLISDAAWGGVLLMICTVIALYLANSPWAHDYHEILNAPLDIGLGNSHLVLDVHHFINDALMAIFFFVVGLEIKRELLVGELSKVREATLPAVAALGGMIVPAIFFLALNWGGEGKHGWGIPMATDIAFSLGILSLLGKRVPLSAKVFLTAFAIVDDIGASMVIAFFYTESISWPMLGLAGIFFGLLALCNYTGVRRSAPYIFLSIFLWFCFLKSGVHPTIAGILAALTIPARPRLQSDEFLISTRMLLNRIEEKREEEENVLKNKEKHSLITDVELASRLTQTPIKRFENALHHWITFFIMPVFALANAGIAFDGDIASKLTHNVTIGVMLGLLLGKQVGVTLFCWIAVKLGWAQLPRSVSWGMLYGLTWLGGIGFTMSLFITNLAYGREAEFRDDAKLGILVASAIAGIGGCIVVSLFLPKNEVEESLDLDTDSDL; this comes from the coding sequence ATGGACGATAATCCACAGGATCAAGACTATTACTTAATGTGGAAGACCAGCCGCCCCATTCGGCGACTGATCTATCCGCTTGAGGGCCTTATATCCGACGCGGCTTGGGGTGGGGTCTTGCTGATGATCTGCACCGTCATCGCACTGTACCTGGCCAACAGTCCTTGGGCGCATGATTATCACGAGATCCTGAACGCCCCGCTCGACATTGGGCTGGGCAATTCGCACTTGGTATTGGACGTGCATCATTTCATCAACGATGCACTCATGGCGATCTTCTTCTTCGTCGTAGGATTAGAAATCAAGCGTGAATTACTGGTCGGAGAACTCTCTAAGGTTCGCGAAGCCACGCTTCCGGCCGTTGCGGCGCTGGGCGGCATGATTGTTCCGGCGATATTCTTTCTGGCACTTAATTGGGGCGGAGAAGGCAAACATGGCTGGGGCATTCCCATGGCAACCGACATTGCTTTCAGCCTGGGCATCCTCTCGCTGCTGGGGAAACGGGTCCCTCTCTCGGCGAAAGTGTTTCTCACCGCGTTTGCCATTGTCGACGACATCGGCGCGTCGATGGTAATCGCCTTTTTCTATACCGAGTCGATCTCGTGGCCCATGCTCGGACTGGCTGGCATCTTTTTCGGACTGTTGGCCCTTTGTAATTACACCGGCGTACGTCGCTCGGCACCTTATATTTTTCTTTCGATCTTCCTGTGGTTCTGCTTCCTCAAGTCAGGCGTCCATCCGACGATCGCCGGCATATTGGCTGCCCTCACCATTCCTGCCCGACCACGACTTCAATCGGACGAGTTTCTTATCTCGACGCGGATGCTGCTCAATCGCATCGAAGAGAAACGCGAGGAAGAAGAAAACGTTCTGAAGAATAAAGAAAAGCACTCACTGATCACCGACGTCGAACTGGCTAGCCGCTTGACGCAAACGCCAATCAAGCGATTTGAAAACGCGCTACACCACTGGATCACCTTCTTCATCATGCCGGTCTTTGCATTGGCCAACGCCGGCATCGCGTTCGATGGCGACATCGCGAGCAAACTGACCCACAACGTCACCATCGGCGTGATGCTAGGGCTCTTGTTGGGCAAACAGGTCGGGGTGACCTTGTTCTGTTGGATCGCTGTGAAACTAGGTTGGGCCCAGCTTCCTCGAAGCGTTTCATGGGGAATGCTTTATGGATTAACTTGGCTCGGGGGGATTGGTTTCACGATGTCGCTTTTCATTACCAACCTAGCCTACGGACGCGAGGCAGAATTCCGCGACGACGCCAAACTAGGGATCCTGGTTGCCTCGGCCATCGCCGGCATCGGTGGATGCATCGTGGTCTCGCTTTTCCTCCCCAAGAACGAAGTCGAGGAGAGTCTCGACCTAGATACCGATTCGGACCTCTGA
- a CDS encoding Mrp/NBP35 family ATP-binding protein encodes MADVQQVIKALESIKDPFSGRSITSTDQVKEVDVNGNKVSFILELTTHSAPLWEETKELARQQVLKGVPELTEVNVQLREHQRKIEPLGQIGLTARSVIAVGSGKGGVGKSTVASCLAYALQKSGAKVGLMDADIYGPSIPHLLGVSGRPEVIEKRIQPKEVDGLKIISMGLIVEPGEAVIWRGPMLHGAVTQFLRDTDWGPLDYLIIDMPPGTGDIALTLSQLLPLTGSVVVCTPQEVALLDAIKAVAMFRKVKIPVLGMVENMSGFVCPDTGKEWDIFGRGGAQKKAQELDVPFLGDIPITISIREQGDAGKTSDVLQNEVTAPRFEKLAHNLVKQLADSAAEKPPIPSLTVL; translated from the coding sequence ATGGCTGATGTCCAACAAGTCATCAAGGCCCTTGAAAGTATCAAAGACCCATTCAGCGGTCGTTCGATTACCAGCACTGATCAGGTGAAGGAAGTCGACGTGAACGGTAACAAGGTATCGTTCATTCTGGAATTGACCACACACAGCGCTCCGTTATGGGAAGAGACAAAAGAGCTGGCCCGGCAGCAGGTACTTAAAGGGGTGCCAGAGCTCACGGAAGTGAACGTTCAACTGCGCGAACACCAACGCAAGATCGAACCGCTCGGCCAGATTGGCTTGACGGCCCGCAGCGTGATTGCGGTTGGTTCGGGTAAAGGGGGCGTAGGCAAAAGCACTGTCGCATCGTGCCTGGCGTATGCGTTGCAAAAATCGGGCGCAAAGGTTGGCTTGATGGATGCCGACATCTATGGACCTAGTATTCCGCATTTGCTCGGCGTGAGTGGTCGTCCGGAGGTGATTGAGAAGCGGATCCAGCCCAAAGAAGTGGATGGCCTGAAGATCATCTCGATGGGCTTGATCGTCGAGCCTGGCGAAGCGGTGATCTGGCGTGGTCCGATGCTTCACGGCGCGGTAACGCAGTTCCTACGCGATACCGATTGGGGACCGCTCGATTACTTGATCATCGATATGCCACCAGGCACTGGTGATATTGCATTGACGCTTAGCCAACTGCTACCGCTGACTGGCAGCGTTGTCGTATGTACGCCGCAGGAAGTCGCACTACTGGATGCGATCAAAGCTGTGGCCATGTTCCGCAAGGTAAAGATCCCGGTGCTGGGGATGGTCGAGAACATGAGCGGCTTCGTTTGCCCCGACACTGGCAAGGAATGGGACATCTTCGGGCGGGGTGGTGCCCAGAAGAAAGCTCAAGAGCTGGATGTGCCTTTCTTGGGAGACATTCCCATCACCATCTCGATTCGCGAACAAGGGGATGCAGGAAAGACGAGCGACGTCCTGCAGAATGAAGTCACAGCACCGCGATTCGAGAAACTGGCGCATAACCTGGTAAAGCAGCTGGCCGATTCGGCCGCCGAAAAACCGCCAATCCCTTCGCTAACTGTTTTGTAG
- a CDS encoding sigma 54-interacting transcriptional regulator, with the protein MPSIPRKPTTFLIQAFDLSAWPVVLFGEGNTVRYLNTAAEKALGILRDELLEQTARYHGLGQLPKAMQQVSDLCPASNVWLGEVATRDITLASGGDATETSWRGVFYPITDAPDTASMALVRNVVVMLAPPDKFPHWGPLQPQEEIHATLQSLRHEYRGRYSVSHLVGVSTAMIRVRRLVDLASQSRVPVLVIGEQGTGREQVARTICYASSPGHAGPVITIEGELMDAEIMQTTIRAFANRCEDDEDGGHASLVLLNAEKLDLGAQTELLHLLDLIGVELRILSTAEESLLELARRGQFREDLAFRISTLEIELPPLCDRPEDIPYIAQAVVEELNIPSDRQLQSISAEAIDRLQQQEWPGNIDQLNEMLTGAHQTATGFTLDVTDFPVAVSRGPHKKLAAKETESISLDAALEAYERGILERTLKAAKGNKTQAANMLGISRARLHRRIEQWGLE; encoded by the coding sequence GTGCCCTCGATTCCCCGTAAACCGACGACGTTTCTGATTCAAGCGTTCGACCTTTCCGCGTGGCCGGTCGTTTTGTTTGGCGAAGGAAATACGGTTCGCTATTTGAACACGGCCGCCGAAAAAGCACTCGGCATCTTGCGCGACGAGTTGTTAGAGCAAACGGCCCGATATCACGGTTTGGGGCAACTTCCCAAGGCCATGCAACAAGTATCGGACCTTTGTCCTGCTTCCAACGTGTGGTTGGGGGAAGTGGCCACACGAGACATCACGTTGGCTTCCGGCGGGGATGCGACCGAGACCAGTTGGCGGGGTGTCTTCTACCCGATCACCGATGCACCGGACACCGCATCGATGGCGCTGGTTCGCAATGTGGTGGTGATGCTCGCCCCGCCTGATAAGTTTCCGCACTGGGGGCCGCTGCAGCCGCAGGAAGAGATTCATGCGACGCTTCAATCGCTTCGCCACGAATATCGCGGGCGTTATTCGGTGAGCCACCTGGTGGGTGTGAGCACGGCCATGATCCGCGTGCGGCGACTGGTCGACTTGGCTTCACAGTCGCGCGTCCCCGTGCTGGTCATTGGCGAGCAAGGGACTGGACGCGAGCAGGTAGCCCGGACGATATGCTATGCTTCGAGCCCAGGTCACGCTGGCCCCGTGATTACCATCGAGGGCGAATTGATGGACGCTGAGATCATGCAGACTACGATCCGCGCGTTTGCCAACCGCTGCGAAGACGACGAGGACGGCGGCCATGCGTCGCTGGTGCTGTTGAATGCCGAGAAGTTGGATTTAGGGGCCCAGACAGAACTGTTGCACCTGCTGGATCTAATTGGGGTCGAACTGCGGATTCTCTCGACGGCGGAAGAGTCTTTGCTGGAACTAGCTCGACGCGGGCAGTTTCGCGAAGATCTGGCCTTTCGGATCTCGACCCTAGAGATTGAGCTTCCACCGCTGTGCGATCGGCCGGAAGATATTCCATACATTGCCCAGGCAGTAGTCGAAGAGCTTAATATCCCTTCCGATCGACAGCTGCAATCGATTTCGGCCGAGGCCATCGATCGTTTGCAGCAACAGGAATGGCCGGGCAATATCGATCAGTTGAATGAAATGCTGACCGGTGCGCATCAAACGGCGACCGGATTTACGCTGGATGTTACGGACTTTCCGGTGGCTGTCTCGCGAGGACCGCACAAGAAGCTGGCAGCGAAGGAGACCGAGTCGATCAGTCTGGATGCTGCATTAGAAGCTTATGAGCGAGGAATTTTGGAGCGAACGCTCAAAGCAGCAAAGGGGAATAAGACCCAGGCCGCTAATATGCTCGGTATTTCTCGGGCTCGGCTGCATCGCCGGATCGAGCAATGGGGGCTCGAATGA
- a CDS encoding sialate O-acetylesterase, whose translation MNLRWLKSGTLATLFAVLLVGSLQAELTMPALFTDHMVLQRDKPIFIWGTADKGAKVTVTLGEQKTTITANDIGKWKAELKPLPAGGPHEVAVRSGEAEKVITDVLVGEVWVCSGQSNMQWNVLSSNDADMEKLTAKYPEIRLITVPRIGTQEPQDDFDDKWQLCTPETVNEFSAVGYFFGRQIHQTLDVPVGLIDNAWGGSSAEAWVERDLLKSSGKFDELLARWEKTEETYDHENALAQYKKNLDAWKEKVVQAKKDGKPQPGGQPRPPLNPLTRQHRPANLYNGVLNPIIGYGVRGAIWYQGESNAGRAYQYRDLFPLLIQNWRDKWGQEDFPFYWVQLADFREERDQPDDSAWAELREAQTMTLDKLPQTGQAVIIDLGEAEDIHPKNKQDVAKRLARLALANDYGYDIVSQSPRYKSMKVDGSDIVLELDTYGSQLDSFDTRALQGFTIAGEDKKFVNAKAVIVDGTHVRVSSPEVKAPVAVRYAWGDNPVANLQNKQGLPVTPFRTDDWDGVTKDAK comes from the coding sequence ATGAATTTACGTTGGTTGAAAAGTGGCACGCTTGCCACGCTGTTCGCTGTGCTCTTGGTTGGTTCCTTGCAAGCGGAACTGACGATGCCTGCTTTGTTTACCGATCACATGGTGCTGCAGCGTGATAAGCCCATCTTTATTTGGGGCACCGCCGATAAAGGCGCGAAAGTTACCGTCACCCTAGGTGAGCAGAAAACGACCATCACCGCGAACGATATTGGTAAGTGGAAGGCCGAACTCAAGCCGTTGCCCGCTGGTGGTCCGCACGAAGTGGCTGTCCGTAGTGGCGAAGCCGAAAAGGTCATCACCGACGTGCTGGTTGGCGAAGTCTGGGTATGTAGCGGCCAATCGAACATGCAGTGGAATGTGCTGTCGTCGAATGATGCTGACATGGAAAAGCTGACGGCAAAGTACCCGGAAATTCGCCTGATCACTGTTCCACGGATCGGCACGCAAGAGCCCCAAGACGACTTCGATGATAAGTGGCAGCTTTGCACGCCGGAAACCGTTAACGAATTCTCGGCCGTCGGCTATTTCTTTGGTCGCCAAATCCATCAAACGTTGGATGTCCCCGTGGGATTGATCGACAACGCTTGGGGCGGTTCTTCTGCGGAAGCTTGGGTCGAGCGGGACCTGCTTAAGAGCAGTGGCAAGTTCGACGAACTGTTGGCTCGCTGGGAAAAGACTGAAGAGACCTACGACCACGAGAATGCACTCGCTCAATACAAAAAGAACCTGGACGCTTGGAAAGAGAAAGTTGTCCAGGCCAAAAAGGATGGCAAGCCACAGCCTGGCGGCCAACCACGACCTCCGCTTAACCCGCTGACCCGTCAGCATCGTCCGGCAAACCTTTATAACGGGGTGCTGAACCCGATCATCGGTTACGGCGTGCGGGGCGCTATCTGGTACCAAGGTGAATCCAATGCCGGTCGTGCGTATCAATACCGCGACTTGTTTCCACTGTTGATTCAGAACTGGCGCGACAAGTGGGGACAAGAAGACTTCCCTTTCTATTGGGTTCAATTGGCCGACTTCCGGGAAGAACGTGATCAGCCAGACGACAGTGCATGGGCCGAGTTGCGTGAAGCGCAGACGATGACCCTCGATAAGCTTCCTCAAACAGGTCAGGCCGTGATTATCGACCTGGGTGAAGCCGAAGACATCCATCCTAAGAATAAGCAAGACGTGGCCAAACGCCTGGCTCGCTTGGCCCTGGCCAATGATTATGGCTACGACATTGTCAGCCAGAGCCCTCGCTACAAGTCGATGAAGGTCGACGGCAGCGATATCGTGCTCGAACTTGATACCTACGGTAGCCAACTCGATTCGTTCGACACGCGTGCACTCCAGGGCTTCACGATTGCCGGCGAAGATAAGAAGTTCGTCAACGCCAAGGCCGTGATCGTTGATGGAACTCATGTTCGTGTTTCCAGTCCCGAAGTGAAAGCTCCGGTTGCTGTACGTTACGCTTGGGGAGACAACCCCGTGGCTAACCTGCAGAATAAGCAGGGCCTGCCGGTTACCCCGTTTCGTACTGACGACTGGGACGGTGTTACCAAGGACGCGAAGTAA
- a CDS encoding 3-keto-disaccharide hydrolase gives MNRLWITLPCLTLMLFAAGTAHAEKDEKFVPLFNGENLDGWVQNGGKAEYTVEDGVIIGTSIPKTPNSFLCTEKKYGDFILEVEYLVDPLLNSGIQIRSNVYDEPKTYKTDEGKEVKVAAGRVHGYQVEIDPAPRAWSGGIYDEGRRGWLFNLEGKPEAQKAFKQNEWNKYRIECRGDSIKTWINDVPAADLTDDMTSEGFIALQVHGVGGDEKKVGKQIKWRNVKIMELED, from the coding sequence ATGAACCGACTTTGGATCACCCTCCCCTGCCTGACCCTGATGCTTTTCGCCGCCGGTACTGCACATGCCGAGAAGGATGAAAAGTTCGTCCCGCTATTCAACGGCGAGAACCTGGATGGCTGGGTGCAAAATGGCGGCAAGGCCGAGTACACCGTGGAAGACGGTGTGATCATTGGCACTTCCATCCCCAAGACCCCCAACAGCTTCCTCTGTACCGAAAAGAAGTACGGCGACTTCATTCTGGAAGTGGAATACCTGGTCGATCCGCTACTTAACTCCGGAATCCAGATCCGCAGTAACGTTTACGACGAGCCGAAGACCTATAAGACCGACGAAGGCAAAGAAGTTAAAGTAGCTGCCGGCCGCGTGCATGGTTATCAGGTTGAAATCGATCCTGCTCCGCGTGCTTGGAGCGGTGGCATCTACGACGAAGGCCGACGCGGTTGGTTGTTCAACCTGGAAGGCAAGCCAGAAGCCCAAAAGGCGTTCAAGCAGAACGAGTGGAACAAGTATCGCATCGAATGTCGCGGTGACTCGATCAAGACATGGATCAACGACGTTCCGGCTGCGGACCTGACCGATGACATGACCTCCGAAGGTTTCATTGCCCTGCAAGTGCACGGTGTGGGTGGCGACGAAAAGAAAGTCGGCAAACAGATCAAATGGCGCAATGTGAAGATCATGGAACTGGAAGACTAG
- a CDS encoding DUF1559 domain-containing protein, producing the protein MSHIPKRRTSPRTGFTLVELLVVIAIIGILIALLLPAVQQAREAARRMQCTNNLKQLGLAFHNFQDTFGHLPFGGADKTSATALGSDCCSAEQLDYLNWTYHIMPFMEQQNLHDLGDPDDVANSSNLIARNPVAGLYCPSRRAPTAYSGYYRTDYAGNGGEWHDDGVTKGTSPGSKGVVVNNKLGTKMVVERIQDGSSNTIMVGEKALHPDAHGTEGGDNERYVNAGWDQCVIRWGAFYDKDDAVSYGLPPIPDLKSVHQDDSGTWVFGDDDLSYDGEFGAWHAYYGSSHNGVTNFCLADGSVRSVPFTVDQEVFRRAALSNDHEVFEWP; encoded by the coding sequence ATGTCTCACATCCCTAAACGGCGAACTTCCCCTCGAACCGGTTTCACGCTAGTCGAATTGCTGGTGGTGATCGCCATCATCGGCATCTTGATTGCCCTTTTGCTGCCTGCGGTACAACAAGCGCGCGAAGCCGCACGCCGCATGCAATGCACCAATAATCTTAAGCAACTCGGACTTGCATTTCACAACTTCCAAGACACCTTCGGGCACCTCCCTTTCGGTGGGGCTGACAAGACAAGTGCGACTGCGTTAGGTAGCGACTGCTGCTCGGCCGAGCAGTTGGACTACTTGAACTGGACTTACCACATTATGCCGTTCATGGAACAGCAAAACCTGCACGACTTGGGCGATCCCGACGATGTCGCAAATTCGTCGAACCTCATCGCGCGGAATCCGGTAGCCGGACTTTACTGCCCTTCACGTCGCGCCCCAACCGCGTACAGCGGATACTATCGAACCGACTACGCCGGCAACGGTGGTGAATGGCATGACGATGGAGTCACCAAAGGAACGAGCCCTGGCAGCAAGGGGGTTGTCGTCAACAACAAGCTGGGCACGAAGATGGTTGTCGAACGCATCCAAGACGGTTCGTCCAACACGATTATGGTCGGAGAAAAAGCTCTGCACCCCGATGCCCATGGCACCGAAGGCGGCGACAACGAGCGATACGTCAACGCCGGTTGGGATCAATGCGTGATCCGCTGGGGCGCGTTCTACGACAAAGACGACGCGGTTTCATATGGTCTACCTCCAATCCCAGACTTGAAATCGGTGCATCAGGATGATTCGGGAACTTGGGTTTTCGGTGACGACGATCTGAGCTACGACGGAGAGTTCGGTGCCTGGCACGCCTACTATGGCTCGTCGCACAATGGCGTTACCAACTTCTGCCTAGCCGATGGTTCGGTTCGCTCGGTTCCCTTTACGGTCGATCAAGAAGTCTTCCGTCGTGCGGCTCTGTCCAACGATCACGAAGTCTTTGAATGGCCGTAA
- a CDS encoding SGNH/GDSL hydrolase family protein, with protein MISKPLEVYAAIGRGRSYGTQSQFLFRRLPGILESELWPTLESRANSAKTSCVITDIGNDLLYSRTVDQIIAWLEQCIIRLRLTAGPIAITGIPLAGIRTLAPYKFRTLRSLMFPGSTLELTTVQQRAEELNVRVQALAQDDDITFIPQNPEWYGFDPIHWKPRKRPEVWHTILASLGHSSFDYTRVRSTFMHEIKHWMTRPHQRTLFGLKQSKQQPVIQRGEQLTVALY; from the coding sequence ATGATTTCTAAACCCTTGGAAGTCTATGCGGCGATCGGTCGTGGACGCTCTTACGGCACCCAATCCCAATTTCTTTTTCGAAGACTTCCAGGAATTTTAGAAAGTGAACTTTGGCCTACTTTGGAAAGCAGGGCAAACTCTGCGAAGACAAGTTGCGTCATCACCGACATCGGTAACGACCTGCTCTACAGTCGCACCGTCGATCAAATTATTGCTTGGTTAGAGCAGTGCATAATTCGCTTGCGACTTACCGCAGGACCAATTGCGATTACAGGAATTCCGTTGGCCGGCATTCGAACTTTAGCGCCCTATAAGTTTCGCACGTTGCGGTCGCTGATGTTCCCTGGTTCGACGCTAGAGCTGACAACGGTGCAGCAGCGTGCTGAAGAATTAAACGTGCGTGTGCAAGCGCTAGCCCAAGACGACGACATCACGTTTATCCCGCAAAATCCCGAGTGGTATGGCTTTGACCCCATTCATTGGAAGCCGCGCAAACGCCCCGAAGTATGGCACACTATTCTTGCCTCGCTCGGTCATTCATCGTTCGATTACACGCGTGTGCGATCGACATTCATGCACGAGATAAAGCATTGGATGACACGCCCTCATCAGCGCACTCTCTTTGGTCTGAAGCAATCAAAACAACAGCCGGTAATTCAGCGCGGCGAGCAACTAACCGTTGCGTTGTACTAA